A region of the Denticeps clupeoides chromosome 12, fDenClu1.1, whole genome shotgun sequence genome:
TCTAAATAAACGTTTCATTGTACTGTCTCATGagaatcaaattcaaattttatttttcacatacaaAATACACGGTATGatctgcagtgaaatgctttggcgacggctatagaccacagtattgcaaatattacaatgaagaccaatatgcaaatattgcaaacataaccaaatatgacacttttatgtctttaacataaaatatgtgtaacagggaggtataaagtgaaaaagtgaaaaaaattgtgcaagatcATTTTTCCTGAATGTTGGtggaacaacaaaaaagaattttgctcatcattttgaaaatacatttttgcataaTGACTTTCATAAAATAAAGGGAGCCCTGACGACTGTGTAGAGTTTGATTCTATTTTATcagcgggtggtagtagcctgggagcacagagtcccaggttcgaaccccacttactaccatcgtgtccctgagcaggacactgaaccctgagtgtctcagggggggactgtccccgtcactactgactgtaaggcgctctggataagggcgtctggtaaatgctgtaaactcgATGCCATTGATATAAACGGCAGCAGACCATTCAGACCATTCCTCCCGGACTTGGCCACGCCCCAACTTACGCTGGGCCGCAAGTATGTGTCTCATTAGTTGAGCGTTTGCCCCCTGGAATCTCACCTACGATCTGAGGGACCCTCGTGGACCCTCGGTTATTTCCACCTGATGTCATTTCACGGCGAGCGAATGAAGGGAACGTGTAATTTGGGGCAGGGCGGGGTGGTGAGTTCCATTCATACTCGTCGGCTGGTTAGTTTATCGCTATGTTTACACAAACACTTATTTAAAGGCGCAGAACATTCCGGATGCAATGGCGCCTAAATATAACTCCAATTCTGCCCGCCGTCCCTCCACCGTCCAACAGAaattacaaatgcacaaatCCATTCCCTTTCCGTTCCATCCTTCGCCGCAGAACCCTGGCGGAGCAGATCAGATCTGCAGGACAGTTTACGGTCGCATATATCAGGTTTTACGGCGTAGAATGAAACCGCTCCTTCCGATTCGCTCCTCGCCTCCAGGACGCCTGTAAGCAGGTAACAGCGAGAGCTGCGGACATTTCCTTCAGTGCCTACAGGAGTCCGCTCATTAAGCCGGCTTTTCATTTAACCATACGGTTCTTCTTGTTGAAGTGATTGGCGGTTGCTGGGTTCCTGGGCCAATGGTGATGGCGCCCAAACACAATCATCTCCGAGTGGAAATTCATGCCACGGTGCAACCCTGCCTGCCCGACTCGACAGCGGGGTGTGAAATGTGACACGGCCCCAGGTCCCCCTTTAAGAGACGCTTCCAGTCATGGTGTGTGCCGAGGCCCTCCGGGGAGGGGGATCAAGCCCACTTTGGACTGGAGACGTCCCACAGCAGCTGTTCGCCGGCATTCCGGCCGTGTCGTCACTGCAGCTTGGCCGCTTCACTCTCCACACGCCGCACCCTGCTTCTCCTCGCCCGGCACACCTCTCCTCCCAGCCCAGGGCCCGCGGCCCCACCATGGCGGACCAGTACAACATCAGCGAGGAGAAGATCATGAAGGACAGCCTCACCAAGGAGATCGATCTGATCAACCGGGACCCCAAGCAGATCAacgaggacgtggtgaaggtaCGCGGGTTCCACGCCTCCTGCCGTTCGGTTTACCGGCACGCCATGGCCCCGAAATAGCCCCTGGGCCGGCTTCTGCTGCCGGAGGGGTTTATTTCTGGAGAGGAGTCAAAAGATTCCTGCTTTCCGGAGCTTTATTCTGCTGTTGAGGGATCCATGAATTCCGACAGCGTTTCTAATTTGGCCGTCTGGCTGTTGAATCctgaaatatgattttatttcaaatcTTCTACTCCAACCTTCTTCTACTCCAACCTTTCAGTGGTTTTCCACAGTCAGAGGTCTCATGGGTGTGTGCTTCTGAGGTGCAGCTATGGGATCCACAGCGGATCATGTTCATCGTGCCTACTGTACATGCCTTGATATTTCAGAAAGATGATCTGCCGAGGTGTACAGTAGCCACACCAACACCATCACCATCGTAGGGGTGGGTGTGGTGGTGCCGCACTGCCCCCTACTGAAATGCACGGTGGCTCTCATTCGGTTCTTTTTAAAGATCTCAAcacattttctaaaaatattGGCTCTAGATCTGTGGATTTTCCAGAACGCTGCCACCGCGTCTAGTCACGTTAGATGGATCTGGaacttgtgagtgtgtgaaagtgacCGTTGTCTTCTGCCATCAAAGGTGGACTTTGAAGACGTGATCGCGGAGCCAGACGGCACCCACAGTCTGGACGGTGTCTGGAAGGCCAGCTACACCACCTTCACCGTGTCCAAGTACTGGTGCTACCGCGTTCTGTCGGCCATCTTCGGCATTCCCGTGGCCCTGCTCTGGGGCTTCCTGTTCGCCTGCATCTCCTTCTGTCACATCTGGGCCGTCATGCCCTGCATCAAGAGCTACCTGATCGAGACACAGTGCCTCAGCCGCATCTACTCCCTCTGCGTCCACACCTTCTGCGACCCGCTGTTCGAGGCGCTCGGCAAGATCTTCAGCAGCGTCCGCGTGGCCCTCCGTAAAGAGGCCTAGCTCCTCCCACGCCGAGGAGCCCACCGAGGAGCCCTGCTCACACTTCACGGCGGTCCTCAGCGAGAACATGTTCTTCTGCTCTCAACTGGGACGTACAGAACATAAACAGCGCAGAACCATTTAATAGCAACCAGAAGTAGggattttagtttttgtattttctcTTCCGAATGTTCCCAACATTCAGAATGTAGGAGCTTGAaaagttttatacatttacactgtAATGTGTTATGACTTTGGGTATCTTTTTACCACGATCACACGTGCAAACAcgaattaaaacatttcttcaAGTTTGTTTTAGTGGGTGGTGACtgtaaactcacacacacacacacacacacacagtaaatgttgcacatttttatttgtttgtaataaataagaGATAGAGCTACATATTTTGAATGACTGTAATGTACATCGATTCTAACTACACTgtacactgaataaaaaattgcagtaaaatttccaaaaaaaaaaaaaaaaaaaaagtcagtagcATCATAAGCAAACGTGTGACCAGCATCAGTTCATCAGCCTGCGAGGCGAACACCGACGTGCACGTACCAGATGTTCGCGTATATGATCTAAGGCAATTCATTCGCTGTTGGCGTGACAGACAGTCCCGGGTCATCCAGGCAGGAAGTCCTTTCTTCATGTAAACATGTCATGAAACGCCAGTttcctctttttcctctttaaaTGCTCTGAAGTTAAGTAGAAATAGTTTCGCTAAAATATATGACACAGTTTGAATTTTCTTCAATAGACATTCTTTCATTGGCTAAATTTAAGTCACGGAAAAAGAAAGTGACCGACTCTTTCCTTTGCTTTctggaaaagagagaagaagggtTAGTGAGTAAAGCTCCTCGGTCAAGTTCATGCGTTCCACATATGGCAGAAATAAAGGTGGAATGAGGACGACGGGGTGAAAAGCACTCCTGTCTGAAGGtgcggacagacagacagacagatggacaggtGATGGGACGGGCCTGCTGGGTGCAGAGCTCTATGTGGTGGAGGTCTGGGTCAGGCTCCTCTGACTGCTGGTGCTTTTGATGACGTACGTGGAGGAGTTGCTCTTGCGGCTGGAGTCCCGGTCGCGCTCGCAGCGGCACCGCGACGACTTCAGGTAGTGGGCGGGGCAGCAGAGGAAGGACTGCTTGAGGTCGTGGAACAGGTGACCGGCGAAGAGCATGTAGATCCAGGGGTTACAGCAGCTGTTCAGACTGGCCAGGAGCATGGAGATGATGAAGGGCATCGCTgcagggacagacagacagacagacagacagctgcAGAGGGGACCTGTGGCCACCAGGACCACTCCACCAGAGAGCCCTGGGACATCAGAATAAACCGGAAATAAACGAGTGAACGAAAGATCCCAAGTAGGATCAATTCATCAATATCCTAATATTCTGTGGTTCTTCTGATACATTTCTGGTACATTTTGATACGTTTGATTTGTGAATCTGCATATTTTTAATAGACGGAATTCTGCATTGTTCTCGTGGATTTCGTCTGTTCCGCCTGAATCAGATGCATCTCGGCGAGACGATTCGTTTACAGATCACCGTGTTAAAAGTCGAGTCGAAGTTCTGAAACGATTCACACCCAAGGTTGGTGTGACGGCCGTAATATACGGTGTTGGCGGGAGGGAGGAGCTCTGATTcatctccagctcctgctgaTATTGATCGAGGAGATCTGGAGTCTGACAGATCAGGGCAGGAGAGTTTTTCCTAAAAGGTGTCAGcactgggacacacacacacacacacacctccatttTTGATATACTGCACTATACTGCACAGATCATTTGCTCGGTTGTCAGAAGGTTTTGACGGCGTCCACTCAACTTTGGTCCTGCATGAGACCAGACTTCATTACACTGGTGGGCGTGGCTCCAAACGAACAAGATAGATGAACAGTGAGCGGCGCAGGAATAAAAGTCCTGTTCCTGTTAAACGCAACGCTGATCGATGGAACGCTGGCCTGCGGCCACTGGAGGCTCTTCAGCCGTTCATTAAGGAGCCCGGGGCTCCGCTCCCTTTTCCATTCAGGATACAGGCCATTCATCCTCATCTCACAGGAGCATCTGAGGACTGAGGACAACGGCTACAGATGAGAACCAATGAGCACGAACGGAAACCATGTTCCATTAGTCCAGAATTCTCTGGAACGTTCCATCACATTAAACCTCAACCTGTGGCTGAAGATGACAGTCAGATGGATGATTATATGAACAAGTCAGACTTCCTTCCTCTGCCAGAGCTGCAAAATGTTCTATAGGAAGAAACATGACATGAACCAGCTAAATTCTCCCCAGACAAGAAGCCACCGCGGTAAACTCAGCCCTCCCGTTTCACCACGGACCCGTTATCGGAAGGTCCGCTTGAGCAAAATTGACACAAGGCTGTCaatcaagtgaaaaaaaatcaatgctgcTTCATTCATTCGTCAGTAGGAAGGATGAGTCAGCTTACAGCGACTGGCGGACACTCTGTTCCTGAACGTGGACTAAACTAAAgggacttcagaagagaacggagggaccacagtggcaccttggcgactcgggatatgaacctgcaaccttctgactatggggccgcttccttaaccgctaggccaccactggccctggtACTTGTTACGCTGGTTTTTAGCGCCGTCTGTGTATTCTTGGActgtctgtgtcccctgtttttCTACTTTTTGTAGCCggtttgtcagtatgtaacgttgtttaaatgttagcatctggttccagagaaacgttgtttggatTCACTACGTTCTGTCTAACACggagctgaaatgacaatacatCTCAACTTGAACTTATTCCAGAGCTCtgtgctctctgtgtgtgcgtgtgtgtgtgtgtgtgtgtgtgtgtgttactgtgcaATGCTTAATATACGGGGGAAAAACACCAAAATAACCGTAAAGTTCATGCAAGTGGtgcggggtggtagtagcctagcggtaacacactcgcctatgaaccagaagacccaggttcaaacctcacttactaccatcgtgtaagacacttaaccctgagtgtctccagggggggactgtccctgtaactactgattgtaaggcactctggataagggcgtctggtaaatgctgtaaatgtaaatgcaagaaAGACGCTTTTGCTCCTGAATCTCTCATTTCATTGGAAAGCTGCGTGTGGACGTGTAGAACCTGGTccggtggacagacagacagacagacagggtggTGGATGGTGAGCACTGAAGATGTGAGGAAGCTATCCTGGTTCATCTGTGAGAGAGAATCTGCCAGACGGAAAAACAACCTGCACCAATTTCCTGCCCGAAGAACCCTGAAGAACCTGCAACACGTTCTGGGATCGAGCGTCTGTCAATTACAGCTTTACTCCCTCCATCTGGCCTGGTGTGtaacagaagaagaaatgcCCGCTCAGCCGGGATCAGGCTTATTGCTGGGAGCTGCGGTTTGCTGGAGGTTCTGCTGAGTCTTTCACTCGCAGAACCGAGAACCGTTCCTGCAGTTTGATCTAGTTTGGCTGGGAAATCTTTACTCCAGCACGTGAAGTTATGGGACCTGAACCACGGAACACGGCACTAAGAACACAGAACGCCACCCAGAGCAGAGAACCGCAGGGAGAGATCCGTCACGTTCTAATCCCGCATCGTGAAGAACACACACGCCGGTCTGAAAAGCGATGAGGACGAGCACCATATTTGAATGgacaacatttttgtttttaattcagTGTCTTTTCTGAATTACATGTATAATGCAGCTTTGTCCCCGGAGACAGTAAAagtcccccccctctctctctgtctctgctgtGTGGCTCGGTTAATCATTAAAATGCCACATCGGCGATAAAGCCCCGTACGGCCCGGGGCGACAGTGACTGACATTTCTGCACGTCTCAGATGGTCCCACCATGTCTGCACCCTGGAATGTCTCACGCAGTTACAGGAAACGTCGTAATCACCATCACACTGAAATAATCCCCCCAAAATGATTGAGATGTTGTCCACATGCAGGggacaattttattttaaatagagCAAATTAACATGAAATGAAGGACAATTGACTGGACGAATGGACTACGCCGCACCAGCAGCTCTGATCGTATTTACACACCGATCGTGAAAACGGGCAGTTTTTGCCGGGTGCCGTCACCTACCCTCCCTCGGTGCCGCCGGATCCCACGCTGACCACATCTGCACGAAGAAGAAGGGTGTCCAGCAGACGATGTAGGCCAGGACTATGACGAAGGTCATCTTCACCGTGGTGATCTTGGCTTTGGAGATCAGCTTGACGCTGCTGACGCGCGCCAGCGCGTTGCCTTTGGACGCTTTGGGGGTTAAAGTGACCGACTGCTCGCGCCTGGTCTTCAGCTTGAAGTTCTGCCAGATCTTGAAGCTGATGAGCCCGTAGCAGATGCTCAGGATGGCCACGGGGATGATGTAGATGGTGAGGCTGATCCAGGTGATGTACGCCTTGGCGCCCCAGGGTTGCACAAAGTCTCCCCAGCAGTCGTACACCCCGGGTCCCACCTCCCGCAGCGAGAAGATGTAGACCTGCGGGACGCTGAAGAGCAGGCTGAGGAGCCAGGAGGTGACCACGTACAGCCGGTCCTTCCTCTTGTGCAGCGAGCGCAGCGGCTGGCAGATGGCGAGGCATCTGTCCACGGACATCAGCACCAGCATGTAGGTGGAGGCGAACATGCCCACCACCTGCAGGTACTTGACCAGCCTGCACAGCACGTCTGGCCCGTAGAAGCGGAACGTGATGTCCCAGATGAGCTGGGGCAGCACCTGGAAGACCGCCACCACCAGGTCGGCGACGCTCAGGTGCTTCATGAAGTAGTACATCCGCGACTGGCTGTGCTTGGTGGTGTGGAGAGCCACCAGGACGCACAGGTTCCCGGCCAGCGCCAGGAGCAGCACGACCGCCAGCACCGTCACCTCCACCTTCGCCACCTCCTCGTTGCGCTTCAGGGGGTTCGCGGTCTGGTTCCCGAGGCTGGAGTTCGCCCACAGATCCTGGTCCTCCATGATGTCCGGACGCGTTATTCCGTG
Encoded here:
- the cav3 gene encoding caveolin-3, whose amino-acid sequence is MADQYNISEEKIMKDSLTKEIDLINRDPKQINEDVVKVDFEDVIAEPDGTHSLDGVWKASYTTFTVSKYWCYRVLSAIFGIPVALLWGFLFACISFCHIWAVMPCIKSYLIETQCLSRIYSLCVHTFCDPLFEALGKIFSSVRVALRKEA
- the LOC114800439 gene encoding isotocin receptor-like; this translates as MEDQDLWANSSLGNQTANPLKRNEEVAKVEVTVLAVVLLLALAGNLCVLVALHTTKHSQSRMYYFMKHLSVADLVVAVFQVLPQLIWDITFRFYGPDVLCRLVKYLQVVGMFASTYMLVLMSVDRCLAICQPLRSLHKRKDRLYVVTSWLLSLLFSVPQVYIFSLREVGPGVYDCWGDFVQPWGAKAYITWISLTIYIIPVAILSICYGLISFKIWQNFKLKTRREQSVTLTPKASKGNALARVSSVKLISKAKITTVKMTFVIVLAYIVCWTPFFFVQMWSAWDPAAPREAMPFIISMLLASLNSCCNPWIYMLFAGHLFHDLKQSFLCCPAHYLKSSRCRCERDRDSSRKSNSSTYVIKSTSSQRSLTQTSTT